Within Oligoflexus sp., the genomic segment AAAGGGAGTCTTTCATGCAAAAACTAAAAGAGCACAAAACCTTCGGCGGCGTCACGACGTTCTGGAGTCATGAATCACGGGAAACCAAAACCCCGATGAAGTTTTCGAGCTTTGTGCCGGATGGTCCCGTGAAGGGCTGTCTGATCTGGCTTTCCGGCCTGACCTGCACCGAGGAAAACTTCATCACCAAGGCGGGTGCCCAGCGTTATCTCGCCGAGCATCAGCTGATGGTGGTCGCGCCGGATACCTCGCCGCGCGGTCTTCAGCTGCCTCATGAACACGAGAGCTACGACTTCGGTTCAGGAGCCGGCTTTTACCTCGATGCCCGGACGCCTGCTTATGATCAGCATTACCGCATGGAAAGCTATATCGTGCGGGAACTCGCGCCTCTGATCTTCGATCAGTTCGGCCAGGCGAAACTCGGCATCTTCGGGCATTCGATGGGCGGGCATGGGGCTCTGACCCTGGGCCTGAAATATCCGGCGCTCTTCGCATCGGTTTCGGCCTTTTCGCCGATCGTCAATCCCTCGGCCGTTCCCTGGGGCATCAAGGCCTTCGAAGGGTATCTCGGCAGCGATCGCTCGCTCTGGCAGCAGCATGACAGCTGTGAACTCCTGAGGAGCGGCCAAAGGCATCCCCGGCGCATCCTGATTCATCAGGGCACCGCGGACGAGTTTTTGGACAAGCAGCTTAAGACGCGGCATTTCGAGGAGGCGGCGCGGTCGGTGGATCAGGATCATTCCGTGGTCTATGCCGAGGGTTATGATCACAGT encodes:
- the fghA gene encoding S-formylglutathione hydrolase, producing MQKLKEHKTFGGVTTFWSHESRETKTPMKFSSFVPDGPVKGCLIWLSGLTCTEENFITKAGAQRYLAEHQLMVVAPDTSPRGLQLPHEHESYDFGSGAGFYLDARTPAYDQHYRMESYIVRELAPLIFDQFGQAKLGIFGHSMGGHGALTLGLKYPALFASVSAFSPIVNPSAVPWGIKAFEGYLGSDRSLWQQHDSCELLRSGQRHPRRILIHQGTADEFLDKQLKTRHFEEAARSVDQDHSVVYAEGYDHSYYFIATFIEDHIRHHAGMLS